A stretch of the bacterium SCSIO 12827 genome encodes the following:
- the phnE gene encoding phosphonate ABC transporter, permease protein PhnE translates to MTSNAPSAAVLPKKWSRFKYPDSFYSYAGWLIAFTVVVFSIEYLNIPLDRLFGMFGRMGEVVAQRYYPPDIEYIMDRDYLGYVVETIQMAYLGALFGLLITIPLAWFAAYNMTPSKWFVYPGARVFSMSCRAVHETIWTILFVSILGYGMLPGVLALTLFSAGFAAKLFAEEIEAIDMGQVEAMRATGANLFQVMVFGVFPQVRVAFTGIAIYTWDVAFRAATVVGFFGAGGMGWYLKRSVLQIETERVAAIILSIIALVLISELLSAWARNTVMKMK, encoded by the coding sequence ATGACATCCAACGCACCTTCAGCCGCCGTCCTTCCCAAAAAGTGGTCGCGCTTTAAATATCCGGACTCGTTCTACAGCTATGCCGGCTGGCTTATTGCCTTCACGGTCGTGGTGTTCAGTATCGAATATCTGAACATCCCGCTCGACCGTCTGTTCGGCATGTTCGGGCGCATGGGTGAGGTCGTTGCCCAGCGATACTATCCACCGGACATCGAATACATCATGGACCGGGATTACCTGGGCTATGTCGTCGAAACCATTCAGATGGCCTATTTGGGCGCCCTGTTCGGTCTTCTTATCACGATCCCCCTGGCCTGGTTCGCGGCCTACAACATGACGCCGTCCAAGTGGTTCGTATATCCGGGCGCACGCGTGTTCTCCATGTCCTGTCGGGCTGTGCACGAGACCATCTGGACCATCCTGTTCGTCTCGATCCTCGGCTACGGCATGTTGCCGGGCGTGCTGGCCCTGACCCTGTTCAGCGCCGGGTTCGCGGCCAAACTGTTCGCCGAAGAGATCGAGGCCATCGACATGGGCCAGGTCGAGGCCATGCGTGCGACCGGCGCCAACCTGTTCCAGGTCATGGTGTTCGGCGTGTTCCCGCAGGTCCGCGTCGCTTTCACCGGCATCGCCATCTACACCTGGGACGTGGCGTTCCGGGCGGCGACGGTGGTCGGCTTCTTCGGGGCCGGCGGCATGGGCTGGTACCTCAAGCGCAGCGTGCTGCAAATCGAGACGGAGCGCGTCGCGGCGATCATCTTGTCGATCATCGCACTGGTCCTGATTTCCGAACTTTTGTCCGCCTGGGCGCGTAACACCGTCATGAAGATGAAGTGA
- a CDS encoding zinc-binding dehydrogenase codes for MQKNGRAVVYDAPNAPFVVREFPVRDVHPDEVLVRITMSTICRSDIHSYQGHRPNPCPGILGHEIVGVIEQLGAERKADLRGDKLAVGDRVTWTEFFHNGDSYYADVHDMPQKAHGLRKYGHDLAEEDPHFLGGFADYCYIMPGTGILKLPDEISDEEATPLNCGAATMVSVTEAGEIDVGDTVVVQGLGLLGLYGCAIAKARGARKVIGLDAVPDRLDLAAKFGCDVTFDVSKLSDEQLVAAVRAECPPDGADVGIEVCGLPSVIPAGLKMLRVGGRYVLGGLVNPNAMFTVDGNEILRRWITIRGVHNYHPRHLIQALDFVMANRDRFPFKDLVDSKFTLDQLNEAFARAADRSVLRAAIVP; via the coding sequence ATGCAGAAGAATGGCCGGGCCGTCGTCTACGATGCGCCGAACGCGCCCTTTGTCGTCCGCGAATTTCCCGTGCGTGACGTCCACCCGGACGAGGTTCTGGTGCGCATCACCATGTCGACCATCTGCCGGTCCGACATCCATTCCTACCAGGGTCATCGGCCTAATCCCTGTCCCGGTATCCTGGGTCACGAGATCGTCGGTGTGATCGAACAGCTGGGGGCTGAGCGAAAGGCCGACCTGCGCGGCGACAAGCTGGCCGTGGGCGACCGCGTGACCTGGACCGAGTTCTTCCACAACGGCGATTCCTATTACGCCGATGTCCACGACATGCCGCAAAAGGCCCATGGCCTGCGCAAATACGGCCACGATCTGGCCGAGGAAGACCCGCACTTTCTGGGCGGCTTTGCCGATTATTGCTACATCATGCCGGGCACGGGAATTCTCAAGCTGCCGGATGAAATCTCGGATGAGGAGGCGACGCCGCTCAACTGCGGGGCCGCGACCATGGTTTCCGTGACCGAGGCCGGTGAAATCGACGTCGGCGACACGGTCGTCGTCCAGGGACTGGGTCTATTAGGGCTGTACGGCTGCGCCATCGCCAAGGCACGCGGTGCGCGCAAGGTGATTGGCCTGGATGCTGTACCAGACCGCCTGGACCTGGCCGCCAAGTTCGGCTGCGACGTGACTTTCGATGTGTCCAAGCTGAGCGACGAACAACTGGTCGCCGCCGTGCGCGCGGAATGCCCGCCCGACGGGGCCGACGTCGGGATCGAGGTCTGCGGTCTGCCCAGCGTCATCCCGGCGGGACTGAAGATGCTTCGCGTCGGCGGGCGCTACGTACTGGGTGGGTTGGTCAATCCCAACGCCATGTTCACCGTCGACGGCAACGAAATTTTGCGCCGTTGGATCACCATCCGGGGGGTACACAACTACCACCCCCGGCATTTGATCCAGGCACTTGATTTCGTCATGGCCAACCGCGACCGATTCCCGTTCAAGGATCTGGTCGATTCCAAGTTCACCTTGGATCAATTGAACGAAGCCTTTGCCCGCGCGGCCGACCGGTCGGTCCTGCGCGCGGCGATCGTGCCCTAA
- a CDS encoding phosphate/phosphite/phosphonate ABC transporter substrate-binding protein, with amino-acid sequence MNFDHRTRLSGKRRAGNLLSALALSAAVTVTGVSTAKAAECENPDALTFAIIPTEETVAELQLYKPVTDRMAKMTGKKIQFFMPTSYASVVEGLLSKFVDVAVLGPYTYVIANSKDPNVEVFATYAKKKGHMQEEGPGYKAALISKKGSKFTSIDSLKGSTLALADPGSTSGNLMPRVVFSKVVNMDIDKFFGKVIYSGSHELSAVAVNKGKVDAAFVATHRFDNVVNKGEIKLDDVNILWESKPIPQDPFVYRKPLCEDIKKNIRETFLGLDKEPGAQKFLANVKSNKFVAMTSEDYDIIRDLKAAKDARKKK; translated from the coding sequence ATGAACTTCGACCACAGGACACGACTGTCCGGTAAACGCCGCGCCGGAAATTTGCTCTCGGCCCTGGCCCTGAGCGCGGCCGTCACGGTCACCGGCGTTTCCACCGCCAAGGCGGCGGAATGCGAAAATCCCGACGCCTTGACCTTCGCCATCATTCCGACCGAGGAAACGGTGGCCGAACTGCAGCTCTACAAGCCGGTGACCGACCGCATGGCCAAGATGACGGGCAAGAAGATCCAATTCTTCATGCCCACGTCCTATGCCTCGGTGGTCGAAGGCCTGCTCAGCAAGTTCGTCGATGTTGCCGTGCTCGGCCCCTATACCTACGTGATCGCCAATTCCAAGGACCCCAACGTCGAGGTGTTTGCGACCTACGCCAAGAAGAAGGGGCACATGCAGGAAGAAGGGCCGGGCTACAAGGCGGCCTTGATCTCCAAGAAGGGATCCAAGTTCACCTCGATCGACAGCCTCAAGGGCTCGACCTTGGCATTGGCCGATCCGGGCAGCACGTCGGGCAACCTGATGCCGCGCGTCGTGTTCTCCAAGGTCGTCAACATGGACATCGACAAGTTCTTCGGCAAGGTCATCTATTCGGGCAGTCATGAGCTGTCGGCCGTCGCCGTCAACAAGGGCAAGGTCGATGCCGCCTTCGTCGCGACCCACCGCTTCGACAATGTGGTCAACAAGGGCGAAATCAAGCTGGATGACGTCAACATCCTTTGGGAATCCAAGCCGATCCCTCAGGATCCCTTCGTCTACCGCAAGCCGCTGTGTGAAGACATCAAGAAGAACATCCGCGAGACCTTCCTGGGCTTGGATAAGGAACCGGGTGCTCAGAAGTTCCTCGCCAACGTGAAGTCCAACAAGTTCGTCGCCATGACATCGGAAGACTACGACATCATTCGCGATCTGAAGGCCGCCAAGGACGCGCGCAAGAAGAAGTAA
- a CDS encoding helix-turn-helix domain-containing protein — MLDLADDVLPYPPSEADPDRRGKPFVASVGKCFQVLKAFRRGQTELRQRDLGLSEICKLSGLDKSAAQRFSETLVTLGYLEKDPGTRRYRPGIALIDFYYTFMVSHRLAQIAMPILIEASKVYDTTVNLCEMEGTDAIYTVRIPQAKASYGTMLAGRRVPAFCASPGTVMLAHMPEDEADAVLAASDLRKITEYTLTDIADLKAQMAEARRLGYHVSDQQSQIHNVSTAAPVLRMDGRAVAAVHIPGYAPQWNLESVHEKLVPLAVDTARRISDSLTEAL, encoded by the coding sequence ATGCTCGATCTTGCTGACGATGTCCTTCCTTACCCTCCTTCCGAGGCGGACCCCGACCGGCGCGGCAAGCCCTTCGTGGCCTCCGTCGGCAAGTGTTTTCAGGTGTTGAAGGCATTTCGCCGGGGCCAGACGGAACTGCGTCAGCGCGATTTGGGTTTAAGCGAAATCTGCAAGCTGTCGGGTCTGGACAAAAGCGCGGCGCAGCGGTTTTCCGAAACCCTGGTGACGCTCGGCTATCTGGAAAAGGACCCGGGCACGCGACGCTATCGCCCCGGCATCGCGCTGATCGATTTCTACTACACCTTCATGGTGTCACACCGCCTGGCGCAGATCGCCATGCCGATCCTGATCGAGGCGTCCAAGGTTTACGATACCACCGTCAACCTGTGCGAGATGGAGGGCACCGACGCCATCTACACGGTGCGCATCCCCCAGGCCAAGGCCAGTTACGGCACCATGCTGGCCGGGCGCCGGGTGCCGGCGTTCTGTGCCTCGCCGGGGACGGTGATGCTGGCCCATATGCCGGAGGACGAGGCCGATGCCGTGCTCGCCGCCTCGGACCTGCGCAAGATCACCGAATATACCCTGACCGACATCGCCGACCTGAAAGCCCAGATGGCCGAGGCACGGCGGCTTGGCTATCACGTGTCCGATCAGCAGTCGCAAATCCACAACGTATCGACCGCCGCCCCCGTCCTGCGCATGGACGGCCGCGCCGTCGCCGCCGTGCACATTCCCGGCTACGCGCCGCAATGGAACCTTGAAAGCGTCCACGAAAAACTGGTGCCGCTGGCCGTCGACACGGCGCGGCGCATTTCCGATTCCCTGACCGAAGCCCTGTGA
- a CDS encoding tripartite tricarboxylate transporter TctB family protein yields MQTDDRKDTGGAIISAVMIGIACLVIWDSLSYMDRDSAVFPRTFAGVLIAASLAYIVMWLLGRAKAGAAPEGGSSARRMLLVAVMLGGTIAMPVVGFIGAALPVFAALTLIAMYDPWTRFRILVYPLIGTAIVLGFFYLFREVLLVPLPTGSLFEG; encoded by the coding sequence ATGCAGACTGACGATCGGAAAGACACCGGCGGCGCCATCATTTCGGCGGTCATGATCGGCATCGCCTGCCTGGTGATCTGGGATTCCCTAAGCTACATGGACAGGGATTCCGCCGTGTTCCCGCGCACCTTCGCAGGCGTCCTGATCGCGGCCTCTCTGGCCTATATCGTGATGTGGCTGTTGGGCCGGGCCAAGGCCGGCGCGGCGCCGGAAGGCGGGTCGTCGGCACGGCGCATGCTGCTGGTCGCCGTCATGCTGGGCGGCACCATCGCGATGCCCGTGGTCGGCTTCATCGGTGCGGCCCTGCCCGTGTTCGCGGCCCTGACCCTGATCGCCATGTACGATCCCTGGACACGCTTTCGCATCCTGGTCTATCCGCTGATCGGCACCGCGATCGTGCTGGGCTTTTTCTATCTGTTCCGCGAGGTGCTTCTGGTGCCCCTGCCCACGGGCAGCCTGTTCGAGGGCTGA
- a CDS encoding enoyl-CoA hydratase/isomerase family protein encodes MRMDYETYSLERVGENGHILIVMMDRPEVRNAKNTKMGLEQIEIFEGLYRDTEDVRVVIYTGRGDKAFCAGGDLKERNGMTNHEWQVQHRIFEQGVMAMRSCPVPVIGAVNGAAYGGGCETALTCDFVYAASHAKFALTEVTLGIMPGAMGTINLPNAVGERRAKEIVMTGLPFTAQQACDWGLVNKVCEPEKLMEETIATAERIAGNAPLSIRAAKRSTSIATQVDRMSGYQFELQAYNRLVGTDDRMEGVAAFNEKRKAQFKGS; translated from the coding sequence ATGCGGATGGATTACGAAACTTATAGCCTGGAGCGCGTCGGCGAGAACGGGCACATCCTAATCGTCATGATGGACCGTCCCGAGGTTCGCAACGCCAAGAACACCAAGATGGGCCTGGAACAGATCGAAATCTTCGAGGGCCTGTACCGCGACACCGAGGACGTGCGCGTCGTGATCTACACCGGGCGCGGCGACAAGGCGTTCTGCGCCGGCGGCGACCTGAAAGAACGCAACGGCATGACCAACCACGAATGGCAGGTCCAGCACCGCATCTTCGAACAGGGGGTGATGGCCATGCGCAGTTGCCCGGTGCCCGTGATCGGCGCGGTCAACGGAGCCGCCTACGGCGGCGGCTGCGAAACGGCGCTGACCTGCGATTTCGTCTATGCCGCCAGCCACGCCAAATTCGCCCTGACCGAGGTCACCTTGGGCATCATGCCGGGGGCCATGGGCACGATTAACCTGCCCAACGCGGTCGGCGAGCGTCGGGCCAAGGAAATCGTCATGACCGGCCTGCCGTTCACGGCCCAGCAAGCCTGTGACTGGGGTCTGGTCAACAAGGTGTGCGAACCGGAAAAGCTGATGGAGGAAACCATCGCGACAGCGGAACGCATTGCCGGCAACGCGCCGCTGTCGATCCGTGCCGCCAAACGCTCGACCTCGATCGCCACGCAGGTCGACCGCATGTCGGGCTATCAGTTCGAACTTCAGGCCTACAACCGCCTGGTCGGCACCGACGACCGCATGGAAGGCGTCGCCGCCTTCAACGAAAAACGCAAGGCCCAGTTCAAGGGCTCCTGA
- the phnC gene encoding phosphonate ABC transporter ATP-binding protein, which translates to MAVLEVRDLRARYSARGPEILKGISFDVEGDDFFAIIGPSGAGKSTLIRCINRLVNPTSGSIVFNGHDVTKMSSKDLRLVRRDIGMIFQEFNLIDRMSVMDNVLAGRLGYTGNLRTLFRMFPRKDIDHALHLLDRVGLSDHVDKRADELSGGQRQRVGIARALMQDPKLMLLDEPTSALDPKISREIMALIKEMAQELNVPCLCNIHDVKLAMEFCNKMIGLQDGMTMFAGPTEQMNEAKLDEIYAMEVL; encoded by the coding sequence ATGGCCGTCTTGGAAGTAAGAGACCTGCGCGCGCGTTACAGCGCCCGTGGTCCGGAAATCCTCAAGGGAATATCCTTCGACGTCGAAGGCGATGATTTCTTCGCCATCATCGGCCCCAGCGGAGCCGGTAAATCAACCCTGATCCGCTGTATCAATCGGCTGGTCAATCCGACGTCCGGATCCATCGTGTTCAACGGACACGACGTGACCAAGATGTCGAGCAAGGACCTGCGCTTGGTGCGCCGCGACATCGGCATGATCTTTCAGGAATTCAACTTGATCGACCGCATGAGCGTGATGGATAACGTGCTGGCCGGGCGTCTTGGCTACACCGGCAATCTGCGCACCCTGTTTCGCATGTTCCCGCGCAAGGACATCGACCACGCCCTGCATCTGCTCGACCGGGTCGGCCTATCTGACCACGTGGACAAGCGCGCGGATGAGCTTTCAGGCGGTCAGCGTCAGCGCGTCGGCATCGCCCGCGCCCTGATGCAGGACCCCAAGCTGATGCTGCTGGACGAGCCGACTTCGGCGCTTGATCCCAAGATCTCGCGCGAGATCATGGCCCTGATCAAGGAAATGGCGCAGGAACTGAACGTGCCCTGCCTGTGCAACATCCACGACGTCAAGCTGGCCATGGAATTCTGCAACAAGATGATCGGCCTGCAGGACGGCATGACCATGTTTGCCGGCCCGACGGAACAGATGAACGAGGCGAAGCTCGACGAGATCTACGCCATGGAAGTTCTGTGA
- a CDS encoding CoA transferase, with product MAGIRVVELGSSVAAPYAAWILGSMGAEVVKIERPGPGDDARQWGKMFPDGIGSYFHALNREKQSITVDMSSAEERDWLRNYCITEADVVIQNMRPGTVKKHGLDAETLRAGNPNLIYCNLGAFGNEGPLKDKPGYDPLMQAYGGLMTITGEEGRPPIRVGTSIIDMGTGMWCAIGILGALKRRDDTGTGCTVDASLYETAVGWMNNAVASAAVDPKNPAREGSGARGMAPYQAYECSDGYLIIAAPNDRLFERLSKVLGHPEWPEDPRFDTNQNRYANLAELNALIEPVVITRTRADWQQALDDAGIPSAPVQQTLEMMADPQTEALGILQTAMGGGPRLVGLPLSFDGTRPPIRKSAPTVGQHNDAIKRKNQ from the coding sequence TTGGCCGGCATTCGTGTCGTTGAACTGGGGTCCAGCGTGGCCGCCCCCTACGCCGCCTGGATTCTCGGGTCCATGGGCGCCGAAGTCGTGAAGATCGAACGCCCCGGCCCCGGGGACGATGCCCGCCAATGGGGGAAGATGTTCCCCGACGGCATCGGGTCCTACTTCCACGCCCTGAACCGGGAAAAGCAGTCCATCACCGTGGATATGAGCAGCGCCGAGGAACGCGACTGGCTGCGCAATTACTGCATCACCGAAGCCGATGTGGTGATCCAGAATATGCGCCCGGGCACGGTCAAGAAGCACGGCCTGGACGCCGAGACCCTGCGCGCCGGCAATCCCAACTTGATCTATTGCAACCTGGGTGCGTTCGGCAACGAAGGCCCCTTGAAGGACAAGCCCGGCTATGACCCCCTGATGCAGGCCTACGGCGGCCTGATGACCATCACCGGCGAGGAAGGCCGCCCGCCGATCCGCGTCGGCACCTCGATCATCGACATGGGCACCGGCATGTGGTGCGCCATCGGCATCCTGGGCGCCTTGAAACGCCGTGACGACACGGGTACTGGCTGCACGGTCGACGCGTCCCTGTACGAAACCGCCGTCGGCTGGATGAATAACGCCGTCGCCTCGGCCGCCGTCGACCCCAAGAACCCGGCCCGCGAAGGCTCCGGAGCCCGCGGCATGGCGCCCTATCAGGCCTATGAATGTTCCGACGGCTATCTGATCATCGCGGCCCCCAACGACCGCCTGTTCGAACGCCTGTCCAAGGTCCTGGGCCATCCCGAATGGCCGGAAGATCCGCGCTTCGACACCAATCAGAACCGCTACGCCAATCTGGCCGAACTGAACGCCCTGATCGAGCCCGTGGTCATCACCCGAACCCGCGCCGACTGGCAGCAGGCCCTGGACGACGCCGGCATCCCCTCCGCCCCGGTGCAGCAGACCCTGGAAATGATGGCCGACCCGCAGACCGAAGCCCTCGGCATTCTGCAGACGGCCATGGGCGGCGGCCCGCGTCTGGTCGGCCTACCCCTCAGTTTCGACGGCACACGCCCGCCGATCCGGAAATCGGCGCCCACCGTCGGCCAACACAACGACGCCATAAAAAGGAAGAACCAGTGA
- a CDS encoding MmgE/PrpD family protein produces MPDTHQNAQQGGTTETPTRDLAQWIAEVASTEFTDRPRRWAKHAILDWFGVTLAGATDPLIGILADDALDAGEGGNARLVGRKEKVTPTIAAMINGAASHALDYDDVNKRLHGHPTVPVVPAILALAEQKGLAGRAVVDAFIIGYETECLIGEMMGMNHYDHGWHATATVGTFGAAAGCARLLGLDADKAAMALGIAATQAAGLKSMFGTMCKPLHAGKSAMNGLMAARWAARGFTSRPDALECAQGFGKTQSTEFHGLPVRPDATAPFAVEENLFKYHAACYLTHSSIEAIRELKQHHEFTADQVTRVRTFVDAGHRKVCDIPEPETGLQVKFSIRHCIAMALTGIDTGDREIYTDATAARPDLMTLRRKVEVEDKVHDSRHAAEIIIDLADGRSLVQFFDVGVPADDLDAQEQRLIAKFHRLADPILGADKAKRIKDLVLGLDDAKDVGDLMATAG; encoded by the coding sequence ATGCCCGATACTCATCAGAACGCCCAGCAGGGTGGTACGACCGAAACGCCGACCCGTGACCTTGCCCAATGGATTGCCGAGGTCGCGTCTACTGAATTCACCGACCGCCCGCGCCGCTGGGCCAAGCACGCGATCCTCGATTGGTTCGGGGTGACCTTGGCCGGGGCGACGGACCCCTTGATCGGGATCCTGGCTGATGACGCCCTGGACGCGGGTGAGGGCGGCAATGCGCGCCTGGTCGGACGCAAGGAAAAGGTCACGCCGACCATCGCCGCGATGATCAACGGGGCGGCGTCCCATGCGCTTGATTACGACGACGTCAACAAGCGCCTGCACGGCCATCCGACCGTGCCTGTGGTGCCGGCCATTCTGGCGTTGGCGGAACAGAAGGGCCTTGCGGGCCGCGCCGTGGTCGACGCCTTCATCATCGGCTACGAGACCGAATGCCTGATCGGCGAGATGATGGGCATGAACCATTACGATCACGGCTGGCACGCCACGGCGACGGTCGGCACCTTCGGCGCAGCGGCGGGTTGTGCCCGTCTGCTGGGTCTGGATGCCGACAAGGCGGCCATGGCGCTCGGCATCGCCGCGACCCAGGCGGCGGGCTTGAAATCCATGTTCGGCACCATGTGCAAGCCGCTCCATGCGGGGAAGTCGGCCATGAACGGGCTGATGGCGGCACGCTGGGCGGCGCGGGGGTTCACCAGCCGCCCGGACGCCCTGGAATGCGCCCAGGGCTTTGGCAAGACCCAGTCGACGGAATTTCACGGCCTGCCCGTTCGGCCTGATGCCACGGCCCCCTTCGCGGTCGAGGAGAATTTGTTCAAGTACCATGCCGCCTGCTACCTGACCCATTCGTCGATCGAGGCGATCCGCGAATTGAAGCAGCATCATGAATTCACCGCCGATCAGGTGACCCGCGTGCGCACTTTCGTCGATGCCGGCCACCGCAAGGTCTGCGACATTCCGGAACCGGAAACGGGACTTCAGGTGAAATTCTCGATCCGCCACTGCATCGCCATGGCGCTGACGGGCATCGATACGGGCGACCGGGAAATCTACACGGACGCGACGGCGGCCCGCCCCGACCTGATGACCCTACGCCGCAAGGTCGAGGTCGAGGACAAGGTCCACGACAGCCGTCACGCGGCCGAGATCATCATCGACCTGGCCGACGGCCGCTCCCTGGTGCAGTTCTTCGACGTGGGCGTGCCCGCCGATGATTTGGACGCCCAGGAACAGCGCCTGATCGCCAAGTTTCATCGCCTGGCCGACCCGATCCTGGGGGCGGACAAGGCCAAGCGGATCAAGGATCTGGTGTTGGGGCTGGATGACGCCAAGGATGTCGGCGATCTGATGGCCACTGCGGGCTGA
- the phnE gene encoding phosphonate ABC transporter, permease protein PhnE, with the protein MDNVTGYRVMDMRTDEILARRTRRQRKAAIVAAALFGLVVWSVDVTVVQDTDWERIGSLGEVMEAAGQFAGIDFSLFPSLIGPTLETLLIACLGTAMGAVLCVPATWFGAMNITPFAPITYPIARLMMTLSRSVHEIVWALFFVAVFGLGAMAGVFAIAMRSIGFIAKLSAEAIEDIDPGPVEAMRATGANTFQVMLYAILPQVLPQVIGTVIFEWEINIRRSAVLGLVGAGGLGLVFFRQMNTFNFHGVTSVIIAILAIIFLGEAISHAIRRRMI; encoded by the coding sequence ATGGACAACGTCACAGGATACCGTGTTATGGACATGAGAACCGACGAGATCCTGGCGCGCCGCACCCGGCGCCAGCGCAAGGCCGCTATCGTCGCGGCGGCGTTGTTCGGACTTGTCGTCTGGAGTGTCGACGTCACCGTGGTCCAGGATACGGACTGGGAACGCATCGGCAGCCTGGGCGAGGTCATGGAGGCCGCCGGGCAGTTTGCCGGGATCGATTTCTCCCTGTTCCCGAGCCTGATCGGCCCGACCCTGGAAACCCTGTTGATTGCCTGTCTTGGCACGGCGATGGGCGCAGTCCTCTGCGTGCCGGCGACCTGGTTCGGGGCCATGAACATCACGCCTTTCGCGCCGATTACATATCCCATCGCGCGCCTGATGATGACCCTCAGCCGCTCGGTCCATGAAATCGTCTGGGCCCTGTTCTTCGTCGCGGTGTTCGGGCTGGGTGCTATGGCCGGGGTGTTCGCCATCGCCATGCGCTCTATCGGCTTCATCGCCAAATTGTCGGCCGAGGCCATCGAGGACATTGATCCAGGCCCCGTCGAGGCCATGCGGGCGACCGGCGCCAATACGTTTCAGGTCATGCTCTATGCCATCCTGCCGCAGGTCCTGCCGCAGGTCATCGGCACGGTGATTTTCGAATGGGAAATCAATATCCGCCGCTCGGCCGTGCTTGGTCTGGTCGGCGCCGGGGGCCTTGGGCTGGTGTTTTTCCGCCAGATGAACACTTTCAACTTCCACGGCGTGACGTCGGTGATCATCGCCATTCTGGCCATCATTTTCCTGGGCGAGGCGATCTCTCACGCGATCCGCCGGCGCATGATTTAG
- a CDS encoding LysR family transcriptional regulator has product MIFTQLRSFHAVATENGFTAASKVLNVGQPTLTSQVKALEDMFKVELFLRRGRGVELTETGRALLAVTRRIMDLEGQAQDLLNAFGGFHTGTLHVGAVGPYHATEMLSAFSESYPGIRLAVTVGNSSEMVRRLLDYSADVAVLAHVEDDPRIFAMPYSRHKVIVFAHKSHPLAKRKSIRIEELEGARMVLRESGSTTRPALEAALTRHGVTVNPVMEIGSREAVWLAVARGIGIGVVSDIEFIKHPDLRTIEIENADIHTTAHVNCLMERRDSRLVSAFFNVAAETRKLRQGDPA; this is encoded by the coding sequence ATGATATTTACACAGCTCAGATCCTTCCACGCCGTCGCCACCGAGAACGGCTTCACCGCCGCCTCGAAGGTGCTGAACGTGGGTCAGCCGACCTTGACCAGTCAGGTCAAGGCGCTGGAGGACATGTTCAAGGTCGAGCTTTTCCTCCGCCGCGGGCGCGGGGTTGAATTGACCGAGACGGGGCGGGCCCTACTTGCCGTGACCCGGCGGATCATGGATTTGGAAGGCCAGGCCCAGGATCTGTTGAACGCCTTCGGTGGGTTCCACACGGGCACGCTGCACGTCGGCGCCGTCGGCCCCTACCATGCGACGGAAATGCTCAGCGCCTTCAGCGAGTCCTATCCGGGCATCCGCCTCGCCGTCACCGTCGGCAATTCAAGCGAGATGGTCAGGCGCCTGCTGGACTATTCCGCCGACGTCGCCGTGCTGGCTCATGTCGAGGACGATCCCCGCATCTTCGCCATGCCCTACAGCCGCCATAAGGTGATCGTGTTCGCCCACAAATCGCATCCGCTGGCCAAGCGTAAAAGCATCCGCATCGAAGAATTGGAGGGGGCCCGCATGGTCTTGCGCGAAAGCGGGTCGACCACCCGCCCGGCGCTGGAGGCTGCCCTCACCCGCCATGGCGTGACCGTCAACCCGGTCATGGAGATCGGCAGCCGCGAGGCCGTATGGCTGGCCGTCGCCCGCGGCATCGGCATCGGCGTGGTATCGGATATCGAGTTCATCAAACATCCGGACCTGCGCACCATCGAGATCGAAAACGCCGACATCCACACCACGGCGCATGTGAACTGCCTGATGGAACGGCGGGATTCGCGCCTGGTCAGCGCGTTTTTCAACGTCGCCGCCGAAACCCGGAAACTGCGCCAGGGCGACCCCGCCTAA